The proteins below come from a single Mucilaginibacter mali genomic window:
- a CDS encoding carboxypeptidase regulatory-like domain-containing protein: MIATNKWLGAFILWMLLTVVCHAQTIKGTVTDSLGKPVSFASVNLKGAGNLIIAYTTSGDKGAFSLNVPADADKNGLQLEVSCIGFKKESKPVGSFTTPYNFKLHGAVSMLKTVTIKDNKPRARLSGDTLSYKVSDFSSPQDRVIGDVIKKLPGIDVDDNGKIKYNGKAISNLYIGGDNLLDDKYNIATKTIPNGVVDQVQVMENHQPIKMLKDKVNSDDVALNLTIKKDAKLQLIGQETVGAGLPGNYYGELNAMMFKDKYKAINYIKGNNVGNDVSNDLVSHNLGDYLARIDNDKPGAVLSLGTAGDPDLPRNRYLFNRAGLFNLNNLWNLKKDVQFRTNFSYLRDAQRQDYTKTTDIFSPNTGNIHYSETQRNSRRPDLFHTQVLLNVNKPKFYLNDNLVADYSHNSSYSALVSNGVPLNQNFKDNLADFSNEFNYMNTFKSNNIIELYSYVDHISEPESRDIEPNLNPNIFNHGVNYNLLTQHVNIPTWFTNNYVSYKIPRAITQSYKVGFSAQSQQLNSDLTITQNNGTYNLVADSARNNLDWKRNKLYGEAGYDFPGKILKFSVQLPVNLLNSSYSDPHYKQDVSQTNLYFNPRASLKYQSGIENYFTLNYGYRNQIGNIQDIYRGSILSNYRSIVANNADLTERQSQNAGIAFNYHKAITLFFFGLSANYSHVSANTISSSILDNNISRRIVLPFDNNIDSWNFSGSISKYNFDLRTTFSANASYATTKLNQLQNGLTLPYNTISKGFGVGADTKVSQKVNFSYKANLGLTTSKSSAVATSSDFQRLVQSASVNYAPLANLYFNISGDHYYTHQQAANDLKYMFADASIRYRFTKTKLDLEVTAQNLFDTKNYTAVYLSANVYTSSTYTIPGRIVLAKMMFTL, from the coding sequence ATGATAGCCACAAATAAATGGTTAGGAGCATTCATTTTATGGATGCTGCTGACCGTGGTATGCCATGCCCAAACCATTAAAGGCACCGTGACGGACAGCCTGGGCAAACCGGTATCCTTTGCCAGCGTTAACCTTAAGGGTGCGGGCAACCTCATTATAGCCTATACCACCAGCGGTGATAAAGGGGCATTTAGCCTCAACGTTCCGGCTGATGCTGACAAGAACGGCCTGCAACTGGAAGTAAGCTGCATTGGTTTTAAAAAGGAAAGCAAGCCGGTAGGCAGTTTTACCACGCCCTATAACTTTAAGCTGCATGGCGCGGTGAGCATGCTGAAAACAGTAACCATTAAAGATAACAAGCCCCGCGCCCGGCTGAGCGGCGATACACTAAGCTATAAGGTATCTGATTTTAGCAGTCCGCAGGACAGGGTAATTGGCGACGTAATTAAAAAACTGCCGGGTATAGACGTGGATGATAACGGCAAGATCAAATACAACGGCAAGGCCATATCCAACCTGTACATTGGCGGCGATAATTTATTGGATGACAAGTACAACATCGCCACCAAAACCATCCCTAACGGCGTGGTAGACCAGGTGCAGGTGATGGAGAACCATCAGCCTATAAAAATGCTTAAGGATAAGGTGAACAGCGATGATGTGGCCCTTAACCTCACCATTAAAAAAGATGCCAAGCTGCAACTAATAGGCCAGGAAACCGTAGGCGCGGGCCTGCCCGGCAACTACTACGGCGAGTTAAACGCCATGATGTTTAAGGATAAGTACAAGGCCATTAATTACATTAAAGGTAATAATGTGGGCAATGATGTATCAAACGACCTGGTATCGCACAACCTGGGCGATTACCTGGCCCGTATTGATAATGATAAGCCCGGCGCTGTGTTGTCTTTGGGCACCGCCGGCGACCCTGACCTGCCCCGCAACCGCTACCTGTTTAACCGGGCGGGCTTGTTTAACCTGAATAACCTGTGGAACCTGAAAAAGGACGTGCAGTTCCGCACCAATTTTTCGTACCTGCGTGATGCACAACGCCAGGATTATACCAAAACAACGGATATATTTTCGCCCAATACCGGTAACATTCATTATAGCGAAACGCAGCGCAACAGCCGCCGGCCCGATCTGTTTCACACCCAGGTGTTGCTGAATGTGAACAAACCGAAGTTTTACCTGAACGATAATCTTGTTGCCGATTACAGTCACAACAGTTCGTACTCGGCACTGGTGAGCAATGGTGTACCATTGAACCAGAATTTTAAAGATAACCTGGCTGATTTTAGCAACGAATTTAACTACATGAACACGTTCAAATCCAACAATATCATCGAACTATACAGTTATGTAGATCATATCAGCGAACCCGAGAGCCGCGATATAGAACCGAACCTGAACCCCAACATTTTTAACCATGGGGTTAATTATAACCTGCTGACGCAGCACGTTAATATCCCTACCTGGTTTACCAACAACTATGTATCGTACAAGATACCGCGCGCTATCACGCAAAGCTACAAGGTGGGCTTCAGCGCGCAGTCGCAGCAATTAAATTCGGACTTGACCATCACCCAAAACAATGGCACCTATAATTTAGTAGCCGATAGTGCCCGCAACAACCTGGATTGGAAGCGCAATAAACTATATGGCGAAGCCGGTTACGATTTCCCGGGGAAGATCCTGAAGTTTAGTGTGCAGTTACCGGTGAATTTATTGAACAGTAGTTATAGCGATCCGCATTACAAACAAGATGTAAGCCAAACTAACCTGTACTTTAATCCGCGGGCATCACTGAAATATCAAAGCGGTATCGAAAATTATTTTACGCTGAACTATGGCTACCGCAACCAGATCGGTAATATACAAGATATCTATCGCGGCAGCATCCTGAGCAACTATCGCAGCATTGTAGCCAACAACGCCGACCTGACCGAACGCCAAAGCCAAAACGCAGGCATTGCCTTTAATTACCACAAAGCCATCACGCTGTTCTTCTTTGGGTTGAGCGCCAACTACAGCCACGTGAGTGCCAATACCATCAGCTCCAGCATTTTGGATAATAATATCTCGCGCCGTATTGTGCTGCCATTTGATAACAATATTGATAGCTGGAACTTTAGCGGCAGTATCAGCAAGTATAATTTTGACCTGCGCACTACATTCAGCGCCAATGCATCGTACGCAACCACCAAACTTAACCAGTTGCAAAACGGGTTGACATTACCTTACAATACCATATCAAAAGGCTTTGGCGTGGGTGCCGATACCAAGGTGAGCCAGAAGGTAAACTTTAGCTATAAGGCCAATTTAGGTTTAACCACCAGCAAATCGTCGGCAGTGGCCACCAGCAGCGATTTCCAGCGCCTGGTACAAAGCGCATCGGTAAACTATGCGCCGCTAGCCAATCTATACTTCAATATCAGCGGCGACCATTACTATACGCACCAGCAA
- a CDS encoding GLPGLI family protein, whose product MKKPLLLFTIAMMAGYVVRAQEADSAKAIVKYKFSHVRDTLNRDKPYTENMILFIGQKASAYKSYDKKIQDALVKKQVQEQVAAAAGGPVNINIKRNGGATTQGEIYQFPLENKMVRKENLMITKYRIEEAMPMIKWKISADTMSFGTLHCQKATGHFKGRDYTAWFCPDLPFHAGPWKLCGLPGLIVEAYDTNKEVEFKFDGMEAVTKSDKPAQVAQATPAAAAGVTVVRLGGMDDDTVDPNIIAIPADAVKTTPKQYDDLRAAMLKDPQAFMNSMMAGSNMGGGMQMGGGRVVTTGTPTMRVNMSGGGPVINNPLELPEKK is encoded by the coding sequence ATGAAAAAACCATTACTTCTTTTTACTATAGCCATGATGGCCGGCTACGTTGTACGCGCCCAGGAGGCCGATTCGGCTAAAGCCATTGTAAAATATAAATTCAGCCATGTGCGCGACACCCTGAACAGGGATAAGCCGTATACCGAAAACATGATCCTGTTCATCGGTCAGAAGGCCAGCGCCTACAAAAGCTACGATAAAAAGATCCAGGATGCCCTGGTGAAAAAACAAGTACAGGAGCAGGTTGCCGCTGCTGCGGGCGGGCCTGTAAACATCAATATTAAGCGTAATGGCGGCGCTACCACGCAGGGCGAGATCTACCAGTTTCCGCTGGAAAACAAGATGGTGCGCAAAGAAAACCTGATGATCACCAAGTACCGCATTGAAGAAGCGATGCCGATGATCAAATGGAAGATCAGCGCCGATACCATGAGCTTTGGTACCCTGCATTGCCAAAAGGCTACCGGCCACTTTAAAGGCCGCGATTATACCGCCTGGTTCTGCCCCGATCTGCCGTTTCATGCCGGTCCGTGGAAACTATGCGGCTTACCGGGCCTGATCGTTGAAGCTTACGATACTAACAAAGAGGTAGAGTTTAAGTTCGACGGTATGGAAGCCGTAACCAAGTCGGACAAGCCAGCGCAAGTGGCTCAGGCTACCCCTGCCGCCGCCGCGGGTGTAACCGTTGTTAGATTAGGCGGCATGGACGATGATACGGTTGATCCTAATATAATCGCCATCCCTGCCGACGCGGTAAAAACCACACCTAAACAATACGACGACCTGCGCGCGGCCATGCTGAAAGACCCGCAAGCGTTTATGAACAGTATGATGGCCGGATCTAACATGGGTGGGGGCATGCAAATGGGTGGCGGCCGTGTGGTAACCACCGGTACCCCTACCATGCGTGTAAACATGAGCGGCGGCGGCCCGGTAATTAACAACCCATTAGAACTACCTGAAAAGAAATGA
- a CDS encoding Fic family protein, whose product MYIHQSINWPNFKWKAEVILPVLGEVRHREGRIIGQMNALGFKIRESTLLDTLTRDVTKSSEIEGEMLNVIQVRSSIARRLGISIIDGVASSREVDGVVEMMLDATQKFDRPLTSERLFGWHDLLFPSGRSGMQKITVGKWRTAEAGPMQVVSGPMGREIVHFEAPEAERLTAEMEQFIRWINHNNTNDAVIKAAIAHLWFVTIHPFDDGNGRITRALTDMLLARADGIPERFYSMSAQILKERNDYYQLLEKTQKGGMDITAWLLWFLKCLNRAMDHTEETIAGVTRRNEFWKKFQDVQLNERQRHMIVTLLDSFFGKLTSGKWAKMNKCSADTALRDIQDLINKGVLIKESPGGRSTNYVLNWN is encoded by the coding sequence ATGTATATTCATCAATCTATCAATTGGCCAAATTTTAAATGGAAAGCGGAAGTTATCTTACCGGTATTGGGAGAAGTACGACACCGTGAAGGGCGCATAATCGGGCAGATGAATGCGCTTGGTTTTAAGATCAGGGAATCGACCCTGCTTGATACACTAACCCGCGATGTAACTAAATCGAGTGAAATTGAAGGAGAGATGTTAAATGTGATCCAGGTTAGGTCATCCATTGCCCGGCGCCTGGGGATTAGTATAATTGATGGTGTAGCCAGTAGCAGGGAAGTGGACGGAGTAGTGGAAATGATGCTTGATGCCACACAAAAATTTGACAGGCCCTTAACAAGCGAACGTTTATTTGGATGGCACGATTTACTTTTTCCTTCAGGGAGAAGCGGGATGCAGAAAATAACTGTAGGTAAATGGCGAACTGCCGAGGCAGGGCCAATGCAAGTAGTATCGGGGCCGATGGGTAGAGAAATTGTGCATTTTGAAGCCCCCGAAGCCGAACGTTTAACTGCTGAAATGGAGCAGTTTATTAGATGGATAAATCATAATAACACTAACGATGCTGTTATCAAAGCGGCAATCGCACATTTGTGGTTTGTAACCATCCATCCTTTTGATGATGGAAACGGAAGAATAACAAGAGCATTAACAGATATGCTATTAGCCCGTGCAGATGGAATACCGGAGCGGTTTTATAGCATGTCTGCGCAAATACTAAAGGAAAGGAACGATTATTATCAACTGTTGGAAAAGACGCAGAAAGGGGGGATGGATATAACAGCCTGGCTGTTATGGTTCCTTAAATGCCTTAACCGTGCCATGGATCATACTGAGGAGACGATTGCAGGGGTAACACGTCGTAATGAGTTTTGGAAAAAATTCCAGGATGTGCAACTTAACGAGAGGCAGCGGCATATGATCGTAACATTATTAGATAGTTTTTTTGGAAAACTTACATCGGGTAAGTGGGCAAAAATGAATAAATGTTCGGCAGACACCGCATTACGGGATATACAGGATTTGATAAACAAAGGGGTACTAATAAAAGAAAGTCCGGGCGGACGAAGTACAAACTATGTTTTGAATTGGAATTAA
- a CDS encoding RDD family protein has translation MPATNNSDQQYLLVINGKPEGPFTVDELKQKRIRPTDFVRTDGMDDYKEAHELAELREIFGFHKRIVAPQYFGSFDQRLLASVMDWFMVSMVFVVPAFVAVLIINDKLVRIIIGISLLILIPLAKIIYHIVMECSVKQATYGKQILKIRVCDIYGQRLSAGQSIGRNLAKICSVATLGIGYLMAFFNKRQQCLHDMITDTVIVKDRLV, from the coding sequence ATGCCGGCAACCAACAACAGCGATCAACAATACCTCCTCGTTATCAACGGCAAACCCGAAGGGCCATTCACTGTTGATGAACTGAAGCAGAAACGCATCAGGCCCACCGATTTTGTGCGTACCGACGGCATGGACGATTACAAGGAAGCTCACGAACTGGCCGAACTGCGCGAGATCTTCGGTTTCCATAAGCGTATTGTAGCGCCGCAGTATTTTGGCAGTTTTGATCAGCGCTTGCTGGCTTCGGTAATGGATTGGTTTATGGTATCGATGGTGTTTGTGGTACCCGCTTTTGTGGCGGTACTCATCATTAACGATAAGCTGGTGCGCATCATTATCGGCATCAGCCTGCTAATACTTATCCCGCTTGCTAAGATCATTTATCATATCGTAATGGAATGCTCGGTTAAACAGGCTACCTATGGCAAGCAGATCCTCAAGATCAGGGTATGCGATATTTATGGGCAGCGCCTTAGCGCCGGGCAATCTATAGGGCGTAATTTGGCTAAGATCTGCTCGGTGGCTACGCTGGGCATTGGCTACCTGATGGCGTTTTTTAACAAACGGCAGCAATGTTTACACGATATGATCACCGATACGGTTATTGTTAAGGATAGGCTGGTTTAG
- a CDS encoding LiaI-LiaF-like domain-containing protein, with translation MRHDKLVPGAILITLGIIFLLRSFGVVHIHWMNFLHLWPIFLLIGGINLIFAHNRSPLASGLKIGVVLLGLCILLFGNFNNRYNFWPGRYYYHSDNNNNDSDDDDNDDKVDVVKVGGTSTFNEPYNAATKIAKLNINGGGTMYRLSDTTTDLFQAYTKEIAGSYEFTRHNEDSVYVLDFSMKKNNHMRWDKGKENSATFKLNTAPVWDMDISTGATKLDFDLSKFKIRNLDINGGAASFDIKMGQPLASTNIDISTGVSEVNIRIPKDAACKIDTDSGLSSNHFDGFNKTDDDTYETPGYSSAKNKIHIKLDGGLSGFRVTRY, from the coding sequence ATGAGACACGATAAATTAGTTCCCGGCGCGATACTGATCACCCTGGGCATCATATTTTTGCTGCGCAGCTTTGGCGTAGTGCATATCCATTGGATGAACTTCCTGCACCTGTGGCCTATCTTTTTACTGATCGGCGGCATCAACCTGATATTCGCGCACAATAGATCGCCACTGGCCAGCGGGCTGAAGATCGGTGTAGTGCTGTTAGGCCTGTGCATCCTGCTGTTTGGTAACTTTAACAACCGGTACAATTTTTGGCCGGGCCGTTATTACTATCACAGCGATAATAATAATAACGATAGCGATGACGATGATAATGACGACAAAGTAGACGTAGTAAAGGTAGGCGGCACCAGCACCTTTAACGAGCCTTACAACGCGGCTACCAAAATTGCTAAACTTAACATCAACGGCGGCGGCACCATGTATCGCTTAAGCGATACCACCACCGACCTGTTCCAGGCTTATACCAAGGAGATAGCCGGCAGCTACGAGTTTACCCGCCATAACGAGGATTCTGTTTATGTACTGGATTTCAGCATGAAAAAGAACAACCACATGCGTTGGGATAAAGGCAAAGAGAACTCGGCTACCTTTAAGCTTAACACAGCCCCGGTTTGGGATATGGATATCAGCACCGGCGCCACCAAGCTTGATTTTGACCTGAGCAAGTTTAAGATCCGCAATTTGGATATCAATGGCGGCGCGGCATCGTTCGATATCAAAATGGGCCAGCCGCTGGCATCAACCAATATCGATATCTCGACCGGTGTATCTGAAGTGAATATCCGTATACCTAAGGATGCCGCCTGCAAGATAGATACCGATTCGGGCCTGTCATCAAACCACTTTGATGGCTTTAACAAAACCGACGACGATACCTACGAAACCCCGGGCTACAGCAGCGCCAAAAACAAGATCCACATTAAACTGGATGGCGGCCTGTCGGGCTTTAGGGTAACGAGATATTAA
- a CDS encoding PspC domain-containing protein, with protein sequence MNNRLYRDDIHKVIGGVCAGLADYLKLDVSIVRLIFVLTLILKGGGLLIYIILWMVLPKKTLTFQMPPQQPFVDYTVPPVSSAPQWDPSLNQPKKTSAGAIIAGTILIIVGGCVLLDDLDLIPDWDLEHLWPLVLIGAGIAAIFAGSKKQPWENPDFNKADTVKQEPANDNSQNDNPTTL encoded by the coding sequence ATGAACAACAGATTATACCGCGACGATATCCACAAAGTAATAGGTGGGGTATGCGCCGGTTTAGCAGACTATCTGAAATTAGACGTATCCATCGTGCGCCTGATATTTGTACTTACGCTGATACTAAAAGGCGGCGGCTTACTCATTTACATTATCCTTTGGATGGTGTTGCCCAAAAAAACGCTGACCTTCCAAATGCCGCCACAACAACCTTTTGTTGATTATACCGTGCCGCCGGTAAGCAGCGCGCCACAGTGGGACCCATCGCTTAACCAGCCTAAAAAAACATCGGCAGGGGCAATTATTGCCGGCACCATACTAATCATTGTTGGTGGTTGCGTGTTGCTGGATGACCTTGACCTTATCCCCGACTGGGACCTGGAGCATCTTTGGCCGCTGGTACTGATAGGCGCGGGTATAGCCGCTATATTTGCAGGCAGCAAAAAACAACCCTGGGAAAACCCCGACTTTAACAAAGCCGACACTGTTAAGCAGGAACCAGCTAACGATAATTCACAGAACGACAACCCTACAACCCTATAA
- a CDS encoding SDR family oxidoreductase — protein MKNAIITGATRGMGRAIALAFSNEGFNLAICSRNAAELKTFEEELKQIDPGIKVIAVVADVSKKADIIKFAGEAESVLGSIDIIVNNAGTFIPTSILDDADDTFDKLMHTNLLPAYELYRYFGKKMMQARSGHIFNICSSASKNVVVAAGSYSVTKFALLGLNNVMRLELQQYGVKVTAVIPGSTLTSSWDGIQVDSAKFIMPGDIASAIMNAYRMSPGANVDEITINPVFGPQ, from the coding sequence ATGAAAAACGCCATAATCACCGGCGCTACACGTGGCATGGGCCGCGCTATTGCCTTAGCTTTTTCCAACGAAGGTTTTAATCTTGCCATTTGCTCGCGTAATGCTGCCGAACTGAAAACTTTTGAAGAAGAACTGAAACAGATCGATCCCGGCATCAAAGTGATTGCTGTTGTGGCCGATGTAAGTAAAAAGGCCGATATCATAAAATTTGCCGGCGAAGCCGAAAGTGTCTTGGGTTCGATAGATATTATTGTGAACAATGCAGGGACTTTCATTCCCACCAGCATACTTGATGATGCCGACGATACTTTTGATAAACTGATGCACACCAACCTGCTGCCCGCTTACGAGCTTTACCGTTACTTCGGTAAAAAGATGATGCAGGCGCGTTCAGGGCATATTTTTAATATCTGTTCATCGGCTTCAAAAAATGTTGTTGTTGCTGCCGGAAGTTATAGTGTAACAAAGTTCGCGTTGTTGGGTCTTAATAATGTTATGAGACTTGAACTACAACAATATGGTGTTAAAGTTACCGCGGTTATCCCGGGGTCTACGCTTACATCATCGTGGGACGGGATACAGGTGGATAGCGCGAAGTTTATTATGCCGGGCGATATCGCTTCGGCAATTATGAACGCTTACCGCATGAGCCCCGGCGCCAACGTTGATGAGATCACCATAAACCCTGTGTTCGGTCCGCAGTAA
- a CDS encoding MlaE family ABC transporter permease, with protein MFTSLGRYILLLRLSFKKPEKFSVYWNEVIREMISVGIGSLGIIAIISVFIGAVAAIQVAFQLSSPLVPLSIVGSISRDSTILEFSPTISALVLAGRVGSSIASQIGTMRVTEQIDALEIMGVNAPGYLIAPKIISGVSMIPLLTIISVALGLGGGYLACLTSSTITPTDYIQGLQDGFKPIIVTVCAVKSIVYGFLITSICAYNGFYTEGGALEVGQSATRGVVYSCVMVLFADLMISSMLL; from the coding sequence ATGTTCACAAGTTTAGGCAGATACATACTTCTACTACGTTTAAGCTTTAAAAAGCCCGAAAAGTTCAGCGTTTACTGGAACGAGGTGATCCGCGAGATGATATCGGTAGGTATCGGTTCGCTGGGTATCATTGCTATTATTTCGGTATTTATCGGCGCGGTGGCGGCTATACAGGTGGCTTTCCAGCTATCAAGCCCGCTGGTGCCGCTAAGCATTGTAGGCAGCATCTCGCGCGATTCGACGATATTAGAGTTCAGCCCAACCATATCTGCCCTGGTACTGGCCGGCCGTGTAGGCTCAAGCATCGCCTCGCAAATAGGCACCATGCGGGTTACCGAACAAATAGATGCGCTGGAAATTATGGGTGTGAACGCTCCCGGTTACCTGATCGCGCCAAAAATTATTTCGGGCGTATCCATGATCCCGCTGCTCACCATCATATCGGTGGCGTTGGGCTTGGGTGGTGGTTACCTGGCTTGTTTAACCTCATCAACCATTACACCTACCGATTATATACAGGGTTTGCAGGATGGCTTTAAACCAATCATTGTAACAGTGTGTGCCGTGAAATCAATTGTTTACGGTTTCCTGATCACCTCCATTTGCGCGTACAACGGATTTTATACCGAGGGTGGCGCTTTGGAAGTAGGCCAGTCGGCCACACGTGGTGTGGTTTATAGCTGCGTAATGGTATTATTTGCCGATTTGATGATCTCCAGCATGTTGTTATGA
- a CDS encoding ABC transporter ATP-binding protein, whose protein sequence is MIEVRDVYKTFGENEVLKGITAQFKPGKNNLIIGGSGSGKTTLLKCIVGLHEPTKGQVLFDGKDFTQMNFEERVPIRKEIGMLFQNSALFDSMTVEENIMFPLNLFTEQSRAEKLERANFCLERVNLKGKNKLFPSELSGGMKKRVGIARAISMQPKYLFVDEPNSGLDPKTSILIDELIAELTEEYQITTVIVTHDMNSVMGIGDHIIFLHGGKKWWEGSNKEIAKTDNKELNDFVFASRFMRAAKEKL, encoded by the coding sequence ATGATAGAAGTAAGAGACGTTTATAAAACATTTGGAGAGAACGAGGTGCTGAAGGGCATCACGGCGCAGTTTAAGCCCGGTAAGAACAACCTCATCATCGGTGGGTCCGGATCGGGTAAAACTACACTGCTGAAATGCATCGTCGGCTTGCACGAACCTACTAAAGGACAGGTGTTGTTTGATGGTAAGGACTTTACGCAAATGAATTTCGAGGAGCGCGTACCCATCCGTAAGGAGATCGGCATGCTGTTCCAAAACTCGGCCCTGTTCGATTCGATGACTGTTGAAGAGAACATCATGTTCCCGCTTAACCTGTTCACCGAGCAATCGCGTGCCGAAAAACTGGAACGTGCCAATTTTTGCCTGGAGCGGGTTAACCTGAAAGGCAAGAACAAGCTTTTTCCATCCGAACTATCCGGCGGTATGAAAAAGCGTGTAGGCATTGCCCGCGCTATATCCATGCAACCAAAATATCTGTTTGTGGATGAGCCCAACTCGGGCCTCGACCCTAAAACATCCATCCTGATAGACGAACTAATTGCCGAACTGACCGAAGAATACCAGATCACCACCGTAATTGTAACCCACGATATGAACTCGGTAATGGGTATTGGCGATCACATCATCTTTTTGCACGGCGGCAAAAAATGGTGGGAGGGCAGCAACAAGGAAATTGCCAAAACCGATAATAAGGAGTTGAACGACTTTGTATTTGCCAGCCGCTTTATGCGGGCAGCGAAGGAGAAGCTATAG
- a CDS encoding class I SAM-dependent methyltransferase, which translates to MIQLLTPTHWKDYELIDCGDFEKLERFGNVILIRPEPQAVWAKQLPATEWQRQHHIRFKGRSATSGEWVKKNPATPDRWHVEYKNNDAAIKFRLALTSFKHVGIFPEQAVNWDYISQNIKRFKTPEPKVLNLFAYTGGASLMARAAGADTTHVDSIKQVVTWANENQELSGLSNIRWMVEDALKFVKREIKRGKKYNGIILDPPAYGHGPNGEKWKLEDHILEMMQDVVQLLDPQEHFLILNTYSLGFSSVIVENLIRSSFPKVQNLEIGELYLQATSGVKLPLGVFGKFYKTA; encoded by the coding sequence ATGATCCAACTCCTCACACCCACACACTGGAAAGATTACGAACTGATCGATTGCGGCGATTTTGAAAAACTGGAACGCTTTGGCAATGTGATATTGATCCGTCCCGAGCCGCAGGCGGTGTGGGCTAAGCAATTGCCGGCAACCGAATGGCAGCGCCAGCATCATATCCGCTTTAAAGGCCGTTCGGCTACATCGGGCGAATGGGTGAAGAAGAACCCCGCCACACCCGACCGCTGGCACGTGGAATATAAAAATAACGATGCCGCCATCAAATTCCGACTGGCCTTAACCTCGTTCAAGCACGTAGGCATCTTCCCCGAGCAGGCTGTAAACTGGGATTATATCTCGCAAAACATCAAACGCTTTAAAACGCCCGAACCAAAGGTGCTTAACCTGTTTGCCTATACCGGCGGCGCATCGCTGATGGCCCGTGCAGCCGGGGCCGACACCACCCACGTAGATTCGATAAAGCAAGTGGTTACCTGGGCCAACGAGAACCAGGAACTATCAGGCCTGAGCAATATCCGCTGGATGGTAGAAGATGCCCTGAAATTTGTAAAGCGCGAAATAAAGCGTGGCAAAAAATACAACGGCATTATCCTCGATCCGCCTGCCTACGGGCATGGCCCCAACGGTGAAAAATGGAAGCTGGAAGACCATATCCTGGAGATGATGCAGGATGTAGTGCAATTGCTTGATCCGCAGGAGCATTTCCTGATCCTTAATACCTATTCGCTTGGTTTCTCATCTGTAATAGTGGAAAATCTGATCCGTAGTTCGTTCCCTAAAGTGCAAAATCTGGAGATAGGGGAGTTGTACCTGCAGGCCACATCGGGCGTGAAATTGCCTTTAGGGGTATTTGGTAAATTCTATAAAACCGCCTGA